A part of Solibacillus sp. FSL H8-0538 genomic DNA contains:
- the rplD gene encoding 50S ribosomal protein L4: MTKVSLLSQTGASVGEIELNDAIFGIEPNEAVLFDAVVAQRASLRQGNHKVKNRSEVAGGGRKPWRQKGTGRARQGSIRSPQWRGGGIVFGPTPRSYSYKLPKKVRRLALKSALSAKVVEQNFLVLDALTLDAPKTKDFKAVLAALEINKKALFVTAELNENVLLSARNIPGVTVLTAEGINVLDLLGHEKVVFTKAAVEKVEEVLG; this comes from the coding sequence ATGACAAAAGTATCTTTACTTAGTCAAACAGGTGCTTCAGTAGGCGAAATCGAATTAAACGATGCGATTTTCGGAATCGAGCCGAATGAAGCTGTATTATTCGACGCAGTTGTTGCTCAACGCGCATCTTTACGTCAAGGTAATCACAAAGTGAAAAATCGTTCTGAAGTTGCTGGTGGTGGTCGTAAGCCATGGCGTCAAAAAGGAACTGGTCGTGCTCGTCAAGGATCTATCCGCTCTCCACAATGGCGCGGTGGTGGTATCGTATTCGGACCAACTCCACGTAGCTACAGCTACAAATTACCGAAGAAAGTTCGTCGTTTAGCTCTTAAATCAGCTTTATCAGCTAAAGTTGTAGAACAAAACTTCTTAGTACTTGATGCATTAACTTTAGATGCACCAAAAACTAAAGATTTCAAAGCAGTATTAGCTGCATTAGAAATCAACAAAAAAGCGCTTTTCGTAACTGCTGAGTTAAACGAAAACGTATTATTATCAGCTCGCAACATCCCTGGTGTTACAGTTTTAACAGCTGAAGGAATCAACGTTTTAGACCTATTAGGTCACGAAAAAGTTGTATTCAC
- the rplC gene encoding 50S ribosomal protein L3 → MTKGILGRKIGMTQVFAENGDLIPVTVIEATPNVVLQKKTVDTDGYEAIQVGFEDKRIKLSNKPAQGHVAKANTAPKRFIREFRNLDVAAYEVGQEVKVEIFAEGDVIDVTGVTKGKGFQGVIKRHGQSRGPMAHGSRYHRRPGSMGPVAPNRVFKQKKLPGQMGGTVVTIQNLEIVKVDVERNLLLVKGNVPGSKKALVTVKTAIKSK, encoded by the coding sequence ATGACTAAAGGAATCTTAGGTAGAAAAATTGGTATGACTCAAGTTTTCGCTGAAAACGGCGATTTAATCCCGGTAACAGTAATCGAAGCTACTCCAAACGTAGTACTTCAAAAGAAAACTGTTGATACAGATGGTTACGAAGCAATCCAAGTTGGTTTTGAAGATAAGCGTATTAAGCTTTCAAACAAACCGGCTCAAGGGCACGTAGCAAAAGCGAACACTGCTCCTAAGCGCTTCATCCGTGAGTTCCGCAACCTAGACGTAGCGGCTTACGAAGTTGGTCAAGAAGTCAAGGTAGAAATTTTCGCAGAAGGCGATGTAATTGATGTAACAGGTGTTACTAAAGGTAAAGGTTTCCAAGGTGTAATTAAACGCCACGGACAATCTCGTGGTCCTATGGCCCACGGTTCTCGTTACCACCGTCGTCCTGGTTCAATGGGCCCAGTTGCTCCGAACCGCGTATTTAAACAAAAGAAATTACCTGGACAAATGGGTGGAACGGTTGTTACTATTCAAAACCTTGAAATCGTTAAGGTTGATGTAGAACGCAACTTACTACTTGTTAAAGGTAATGTTCCTGGTTCTAAAAAAGCATTAGTAACAGTTAAGACTGCTATTAAATCTAAATAA